In a genomic window of Mucilaginibacter sp. KACC 22063:
- a CDS encoding class I SAM-dependent methyltransferase, which produces MITNIAPLLKDGYEPKINDTYYEFPILGKSQSLEANAYYFGHAEWAEEYLTYCHREDTFKSRWSAAMGPLTGKTVIDIGCGPGNIFANFDEKPEKLIGVDVAPGSLKFASKQGYTTVLADANHLPFKSDIADVVTLNATLHHTDNMASVLKEAARLVKPGGVLITDHDPQRSAWDYKGIAMLLWNARTWYYRIIGHSFHKSSEQQKWGLACETHHKPGDGVTHELFNSILKPMGFEVNVYPHNHDLGAEIFEGKRGRAEKKYRMGNLLSGRNPDASKSALTLMCVARKLA; this is translated from the coding sequence ATGATCACTAATATTGCCCCGCTTTTAAAAGACGGGTATGAGCCGAAAATCAACGACACTTATTATGAGTTTCCCATCCTTGGGAAATCACAATCGCTCGAAGCGAATGCTTATTACTTCGGCCATGCTGAATGGGCCGAGGAATACCTAACCTATTGCCACAGGGAAGATACATTTAAAAGCAGATGGAGTGCAGCGATGGGGCCGCTTACCGGTAAAACTGTGATAGATATAGGTTGTGGTCCGGGTAATATTTTTGCCAACTTCGATGAAAAGCCTGAAAAATTAATTGGTGTTGATGTGGCGCCGGGATCTTTAAAATTCGCATCAAAACAAGGTTACACCACCGTTTTGGCAGACGCTAATCACTTGCCTTTTAAGTCAGATATTGCTGATGTGGTAACCCTGAATGCCACATTGCACCATACCGATAATATGGCTTCTGTTTTAAAAGAAGCAGCTCGTTTGGTTAAACCGGGAGGTGTGTTAATTACAGATCATGATCCGCAGCGCAGTGCATGGGATTATAAAGGCATAGCCATGCTGCTATGGAATGCACGTACATGGTATTACAGGATAATTGGGCACAGTTTCCATAAATCCAGCGAACAGCAAAAATGGGGTTTAGCCTGCGAAACACATCACAAACCTGGTGACGGTGTAACGCACGAGCTTTTTAACAGCATATTAAAGCCAATGGGTTTTGAGGTGAATGTGTACCCGCATAACCATGATTTAGGTGCAGAAATATTTGAGGGTAAACGAGGCAGGGCCGAAAAGAAGTACCGTATGGGTAACTTGTTATCTGGGCGCAACCCCGACGCTTCCAAAAGCGCGCTCACATTAATGTGCGTTGCACGTAAACTTGCGTAA
- a CDS encoding carboxylesterase/lipase family protein: MKTLRNYLLICTQLLSAAVMAQAPALQVKTANGVLEGVKSAETGIRMFKGVPFAQPPVGDLRWREPQPVKNWDGVRKADHFGPRAMQKPVFGDMGFRSDGLSEDCLYLNVWTPAKSANAHLPVMVYFYGGGLVAGDGSEPRYDGESMATKGLVAVTVNYRLGVFGFFSHPELTKESPNHASGNYGYLDQNAALKWVKQNIAAFGGDPDKITIAGESAGSISVCAQMASTLSRNLIAGAIGESGAPFNPTLFPVPLADGEKNGVTFAEKVGAKSLADLRAIPAEQLLDDSYKPGMPPNATVVDGYFLTKAPIDVFNAGEQAHVPLLVGWNNAEIPYMAFTRGQAPTPENYAKLVKEAYGDKADEVLKLYPGKDEAEVIKSATELASDRFIVYSTWKWADLQAETGGKPVYRYLFSHPRPPMSAKMGNATAGLAGGVIKGNAADANKPKPPVAFNGAAHASEIEYALGNLKTNTVYDWTADDYKVSNTMENYFANFVKTLNPNGPGLPKWEANTKGSKVHYMNIDVKSRLEADGYRDRYLFLDKQYTK; the protein is encoded by the coding sequence ATGAAAACATTACGAAATTATTTGCTGATCTGCACGCAGCTGTTGTCTGCTGCAGTAATGGCACAAGCACCCGCCTTGCAGGTTAAAACGGCCAATGGTGTTCTTGAAGGTGTGAAATCTGCTGAAACCGGTATCCGCATGTTTAAAGGAGTACCGTTTGCACAACCACCCGTTGGCGATTTACGCTGGCGCGAACCGCAGCCTGTAAAAAACTGGGATGGCGTACGTAAAGCTGATCATTTTGGTCCGCGGGCGATGCAAAAACCGGTATTTGGCGATATGGGTTTCCGTTCTGATGGTTTAAGCGAAGACTGCCTTTACTTAAATGTATGGACACCAGCCAAATCAGCAAATGCACACCTGCCGGTGATGGTTTACTTTTATGGCGGTGGCCTTGTTGCAGGTGATGGCTCTGAACCAAGATACGACGGCGAGAGCATGGCTACAAAGGGGCTTGTTGCGGTTACCGTAAATTATCGTTTAGGGGTATTTGGCTTTTTCTCTCATCCCGAGCTTACCAAAGAATCGCCTAATCATGCATCAGGCAATTATGGATACCTGGATCAGAATGCTGCCCTTAAATGGGTGAAACAAAACATCGCAGCTTTTGGCGGCGACCCTGATAAGATCACTATTGCAGGGGAATCGGCCGGGTCAATTTCTGTATGTGCGCAAATGGCCTCGACTTTATCCCGAAACCTGATAGCAGGTGCCATAGGCGAAAGCGGTGCGCCGTTTAACCCAACTTTGTTCCCTGTCCCGTTAGCAGATGGAGAAAAGAATGGAGTGACCTTTGCCGAAAAAGTGGGTGCTAAGTCGCTGGCTGATCTTCGTGCAATCCCTGCCGAGCAATTATTAGATGATTCATACAAACCGGGCATGCCGCCAAATGCAACAGTTGTTGACGGTTACTTTTTAACTAAAGCCCCGATAGATGTTTTCAATGCAGGCGAGCAGGCGCATGTGCCATTATTAGTGGGATGGAATAATGCTGAGATACCTTACATGGCTTTTACACGCGGGCAAGCACCTACTCCTGAAAACTACGCAAAACTGGTTAAGGAAGCTTATGGCGACAAAGCCGATGAGGTGTTAAAACTTTATCCGGGTAAGGATGAAGCGGAAGTAATTAAATCGGCTACAGAATTAGCCAGCGACCGTTTTATCGTATACAGTACCTGGAAGTGGGCCGATCTGCAAGCCGAGACTGGGGGCAAACCTGTTTACCGTTATTTGTTTTCGCACCCTCGCCCGCCAATGAGCGCTAAGATGGGTAATGCTACAGCCGGGCTTGCGGGTGGCGTTATTAAAGGTAATGCTGCTGATGCCAATAAGCCAAAGCCGCCGGTTGCCTTTAATGGTGCAGCTCACGCATCGGAGATTGAATATGCTTTAGGTAATTTAAAAACGAATACAGTTTACGACTGGACTGCTGATGATTATAAGGTATCAAATACCATGGAAAATTACTTTGCCAATTTTGTTAAAACCTTAAATCCAAATGGACCGGGCTTACCAAAGTGGGAAGCGAATACCAAAGGCAGCAAAGTACACTACATGAATATTGATGTAAAATCTCGTCTTGAAGCAGACGGTTACCGCGACAGGTATTTATTTTTAGACAAACAATACACAAAATAA
- a CDS encoding amino acid permease produces the protein MAKTQKIGLWTSTSLVVGNMIGAGVFLMPAAMATFGSVSLLGWVFSAIGSFFLAKVFSNLSRILPNSTGGPYAYARHGLGDFAGFLVAWGYYLATACANAAITVSFVSALSAFFPVLATNMVAAIATGLSAIWLLTWINTRGVAVSGSVQLITTALKLVPLLIISVGGLFFIKAANFHPFNNSNTSLFGAVTATAAMTMFSFVGIESATIPAGNIQDSKNTVAKATLLGLLIATLVYILGTVSVMGIIPANVLRQSVTPFADAAVVMFGPSAKYWVSAGVAIAAFGALNGWTLLQGEMPFAIAKDGLFPGIFRKQNSKGMPYIGMAISGVIVSSFMAMNYTKALVEQFRFLLLLSVFTMMVAYLFSVIAYAIISLKSSTMNGKRASAIVLAILAFVYILWEVAGAGPNSVFSGFILLMAGVPLYAWSVWKRNEKQESGHL, from the coding sequence ATGGCAAAAACTCAAAAAATTGGTTTGTGGACCAGCACTTCACTGGTTGTTGGCAACATGATTGGTGCCGGTGTTTTCCTGATGCCTGCAGCGATGGCAACATTTGGTAGTGTAAGCTTATTAGGTTGGGTTTTCTCGGCTATCGGCTCATTCTTTTTAGCAAAAGTATTTAGTAACCTAAGTCGAATACTACCTAACAGCACCGGCGGGCCATATGCTTATGCCCGGCACGGGCTTGGCGACTTCGCAGGGTTCCTGGTAGCATGGGGTTATTATCTGGCAACGGCATGCGCCAATGCTGCAATAACGGTATCCTTCGTAAGTGCATTAAGTGCTTTTTTCCCGGTGCTGGCTACAAACATGGTAGCTGCAATAGCCACAGGCTTATCAGCCATCTGGTTACTTACGTGGATTAATACAAGAGGCGTTGCCGTGTCAGGCAGTGTGCAACTTATCACCACTGCTTTAAAATTGGTCCCCTTACTTATCATATCCGTAGGAGGCTTGTTTTTCATAAAGGCTGCAAACTTTCACCCTTTCAATAATTCCAATACGTCGCTATTTGGCGCGGTTACAGCTACCGCTGCCATGACTATGTTCTCATTTGTGGGTATTGAATCGGCAACTATACCGGCTGGAAATATCCAGGACTCAAAAAACACGGTTGCCAAAGCCACACTATTAGGCTTGCTGATTGCAACGCTGGTTTACATTTTAGGTACGGTAAGTGTAATGGGCATCATTCCGGCAAATGTGCTCAGGCAATCTGTTACACCATTTGCAGATGCAGCCGTAGTGATGTTTGGCCCATCAGCCAAGTATTGGGTAAGTGCAGGCGTTGCCATCGCAGCATTTGGGGCGCTTAACGGGTGGACATTGTTACAAGGCGAAATGCCATTTGCTATTGCTAAGGACGGCCTGTTTCCCGGCATATTCCGCAAACAGAACAGCAAAGGCATGCCCTATATAGGTATGGCTATCAGCGGGGTTATTGTATCGTCATTTATGGCGATGAATTATACAAAGGCATTGGTAGAGCAATTCAGGTTCCTGCTACTGCTATCTGTATTTACTATGATGGTAGCTTACCTGTTTTCGGTCATCGCTTATGCCATTATCAGCCTGAAAAGCAGCACCATGAATGGCAAAAGAGCATCGGCCATAGTATTGGCCATTTTAGCTTTTGTTTATATTCTGTGGGAAGTTGCCGGGGCTGGCCCTAACTCGGTATTTTCCGGCTTTATATTACTGATGGCAGGCGTTCCGTTATATGCCTGGAGCGTTTGGAAGAGAAACGAAAAGCAGGAATCAGGTCACCTGTAA
- a CDS encoding DEAD/DEAH box helicase, giving the protein MTFNDFNFNEGLAEGVRSMGYKTPTAIQQQAIPVIMQGKDVIACAQTGTGKTASYLLPVLNNIHHTDQTQISTLILGPTRELVQQIDQQVEGLAYFAGISSLAVFGGGDGIAYEQQRKGILNKVDILIATPGRLISFLTSGALKLDHLQYFVLDEADRMLDMGFYSDIMKIITYLPKKRQTLLFSATMPPKIRTLARSILHEPEQINIAISQPAQGILQQIYKVHDEQKTPLIATLLKSGQFASSIIFASTKEKVKALTKDLKAAGLNVDAFHSDIEQREREEILLHFKNRQLPVIIGTDALSRGIDVEGIDLVINYDVPGDPEDYIHRIGRTARAATTGTAITLVNERDQRRLANIQQLIDKQIEEVSLPPELGEAPKFKPHSNTRNKGRRPTGQNRNKGKKPNRPKPSGTK; this is encoded by the coding sequence GTGACTTTTAACGACTTTAATTTTAACGAGGGGCTGGCCGAAGGTGTGCGCAGTATGGGATATAAAACGCCAACTGCCATACAACAGCAGGCTATACCAGTTATCATGCAGGGTAAGGATGTGATCGCCTGTGCCCAAACCGGCACCGGCAAAACCGCATCGTACCTATTGCCTGTGCTTAACAATATCCACCATACCGATCAAACACAGATCAGTACATTAATACTTGGGCCAACGCGCGAACTGGTGCAACAAATCGACCAGCAGGTAGAAGGCCTGGCATATTTTGCAGGCATCAGCTCGTTGGCAGTTTTTGGCGGCGGCGATGGTATTGCCTACGAGCAACAACGGAAAGGTATCCTTAATAAAGTAGATATCCTGATTGCTACGCCGGGGCGTTTGATCTCTTTTCTAACCTCTGGTGCCTTGAAACTTGATCATCTGCAGTATTTTGTGTTGGACGAAGCTGACCGTATGCTTGACATGGGTTTCTATAGCGATATTATGAAGATCATTACCTATCTTCCTAAAAAGCGGCAAACACTCTTGTTCTCTGCTACCATGCCGCCAAAGATCCGTACCCTTGCACGTAGTATCCTGCACGAGCCTGAGCAGATCAATATTGCGATATCGCAGCCTGCACAGGGCATTTTGCAGCAGATTTATAAAGTACACGACGAGCAAAAAACGCCTCTGATAGCTACTTTACTTAAAAGCGGGCAGTTTGCAAGTTCTATCATATTTGCCTCAACCAAAGAAAAAGTAAAGGCGCTTACCAAAGATCTTAAAGCCGCAGGCTTAAACGTTGATGCCTTCCATTCCGATATTGAGCAGCGTGAACGGGAGGAGATATTACTTCATTTTAAAAACCGCCAGCTGCCGGTAATTATTGGTACCGATGCTTTATCGCGAGGAATCGATGTAGAAGGTATCGATCTGGTTATCAACTATGATGTTCCGGGTGATCCTGAAGATTATATACATCGTATAGGCCGTACAGCACGTGCTGCTACAACAGGTACAGCTATTACCCTGGTTAATGAGCGCGATCAGCGCCGTTTGGCCAATATTCAGCAGCTAATTGATAAACAGATTGAGGAAGTAAGCTTACCGCCCGAATTGGGAGAAGCTCCAAAGTTTAAGCCTCATTCAAACACCCGTAATAAAGGTCGCAGGCCTACAGGACAAAACCGAAATAAAGGCAAAAAGCCAAACAGGCCAAAGCCATCGGGCACCAAATAA
- a CDS encoding HipA family kinase has product MSFIKPELRTVNVIRYVTPLREGGSLPAIAEADDEFLYVLKFRGAGQGVKALIADLIGGELARVLGFKVPEIVFANLDTAFGRTEPDEEIQDLLKASVGLNLANHYLSGAITFDPVVTRLDGLLSSQIVWLDCLLTNVDRTARNTNMLIWHKELWLIDHGASLYFHHSWVNWEEQAKRPFVQVKDHVLLPYATELESVDTEFKKVLTPDVIEAIVSLVPDDWLLAMGQDGKPEDLRKVYAQFLNIRIAASEIFVKEAQHARETSI; this is encoded by the coding sequence ATGAGTTTTATTAAACCCGAGCTACGTACGGTAAATGTGATCCGTTATGTAACGCCACTGCGCGAGGGTGGTTCTTTGCCTGCCATTGCAGAGGCAGATGATGAGTTCCTGTATGTGCTTAAGTTCCGCGGGGCAGGGCAGGGCGTTAAGGCGCTCATTGCTGATCTGATAGGAGGTGAGCTGGCACGCGTTCTTGGTTTTAAAGTGCCCGAAATAGTTTTTGCTAATCTTGATACTGCATTCGGACGTACTGAGCCGGACGAGGAAATACAGGACCTGCTTAAGGCAAGCGTAGGTTTAAACCTGGCTAACCATTACCTGTCAGGCGCCATAACCTTTGATCCGGTGGTTACCCGTTTGGACGGTTTATTAAGCTCGCAGATCGTTTGGCTTGACTGCCTGCTGACCAATGTTGATCGTACTGCACGTAACACTAACATGCTGATATGGCATAAAGAACTATGGCTGATAGATCATGGAGCCTCGTTATATTTTCACCATTCATGGGTAAATTGGGAAGAGCAGGCGAAGCGCCCATTCGTTCAGGTGAAAGACCATGTGTTGTTGCCATACGCTACAGAATTAGAGTCTGTTGATACGGAATTCAAAAAGGTACTTACACCAGATGTTATCGAAGCCATTGTAAGCCTGGTGCCTGATGATTGGTTGCTGGCTATGGGGCAGGATGGTAAGCCCGAAGATCTGCGTAAGGTATATGCACAGTTTTTAAATATCCGCATTGCGGCGTCAGAAATATTTGTAAAAGAAGCACAACATGCAAGAGAAACATCTATTTGA
- a CDS encoding DUF3037 domain-containing protein has product MQEKHLFEYAVIRVVPRVEREEFINVGVILYCKQEKFLQIKCAIKADRLLALCPDIDIDELKCHMDALQQICQGTQAGGPIAKLDAPSRFRWITATRSTVVQASKVHPGLCISASETLEKLYEQLVD; this is encoded by the coding sequence ATGCAAGAGAAACATCTATTTGAGTACGCTGTAATACGTGTTGTGCCAAGGGTAGAACGCGAAGAGTTTATCAATGTTGGGGTAATCCTTTATTGCAAGCAGGAAAAGTTTTTACAGATCAAATGTGCTATTAAAGCAGATAGGTTATTAGCGCTTTGCCCGGATATAGACATCGATGAGTTGAAATGCCACATGGATGCCTTACAGCAAATTTGCCAGGGAACACAAGCAGGCGGACCGATAGCCAAACTGGATGCCCCTTCTCGGTTTCGATGGATAACCGCAACCCGAAGTACAGTGGTACAGGCATCAAAGGTTCATCCGGGCTTATGCATCAGTGCATCAGAAACACTGGAGAAGCTGTATGAGCAGTTGGTAGATTAA
- a CDS encoding AAA family ATPase, whose protein sequence is MKVILFRGRPGTGKTTLSKLLAGCIHSMVLSKDDLYDAVAAIIPDHDLRNKAAYDALYRILKSNSTTSITIILDFPFQTDSDLSVIKGWCHDHGVKLKVILVTCSNEALWSARLQSRNDNPRPNQLITSFEEFKKRYGVMHLTAKDDELLADTVEPADIILERIIKYIE, encoded by the coding sequence ATGAAGGTAATATTATTTAGAGGCAGGCCAGGGACAGGTAAAACTACCTTATCTAAACTATTAGCCGGTTGCATTCATAGTATGGTTTTAAGTAAAGATGATCTTTACGATGCTGTAGCTGCTATAATACCCGATCACGATTTGCGAAACAAGGCAGCGTATGACGCTTTGTACCGTATTTTGAAAAGCAATAGCACCACTTCAATTACGATCATCTTAGATTTTCCCTTTCAAACCGATAGCGATCTTAGTGTTATTAAAGGCTGGTGCCATGATCATGGTGTAAAACTAAAAGTTATACTGGTAACGTGTAGCAATGAAGCTTTATGGTCGGCAAGATTACAAAGCAGGAATGATAACCCCAGACCCAATCAGCTTATTACCAGTTTTGAGGAATTTAAAAAGCGCTATGGAGTGATGCATTTAACGGCAAAGGATGATGAACTGTTGGCAGATACGGTTGAGCCTGCTGATATAATTCTGGAAAGAATAATTAAGTATATTGAATAA